A window of the Tunturibacter empetritectus genome harbors these coding sequences:
- a CDS encoding DUF4097 family beta strand repeat-containing protein — protein MKMTVFASTAAMLTLAAATAFAADGNFERTLSAGSSPNVSVSTGSGQIRLHPGSVDQVHIVAHLHSSHGWMSGGSDTDSRIQQIISNPPIVQSGNDITIGERHNNDLFRNISIDYDITLPRASTINSTTGSGDVDIQDVGASVKAQSGSGNVHVRGVQGMTTLGTGSGDIELQQTGPGDVKAETGSGNIQLHGLNGALKASTGSGDITAEGQPASDWKLSTGSGNVHLTVGSAHFNLDADTGSGNISVAQPMTMQGSLNRHHVSAVVGGGGPTLRIGTGSGDISIQ, from the coding sequence ATGAAGATGACAGTCTTCGCCTCCACCGCCGCAATGCTCACACTAGCTGCAGCCACAGCCTTCGCTGCCGACGGCAACTTTGAGCGCACCCTCAGCGCCGGCAGCTCCCCCAATGTCTCTGTCTCTACCGGCTCCGGCCAGATTCGTCTCCATCCCGGCTCCGTAGATCAGGTCCACATCGTCGCACACCTCCACTCCAGCCACGGTTGGATGAGTGGAGGCTCCGACACCGACAGCCGCATCCAGCAGATTATCAGCAATCCGCCCATCGTCCAGAGCGGCAATGACATCACCATCGGCGAACGCCACAACAACGACCTCTTCCGCAACATCTCCATCGACTACGACATTACCCTCCCACGCGCCTCCACCATCAACTCCACCACCGGTTCAGGCGACGTCGATATTCAGGACGTTGGAGCCTCTGTCAAAGCGCAGAGCGGCTCTGGCAACGTCCACGTTCGCGGCGTCCAGGGCATGACCACCCTTGGCACAGGCTCCGGCGATATCGAACTTCAGCAGACCGGTCCAGGCGATGTTAAGGCCGAAACGGGCTCTGGCAATATCCAGCTTCACGGCCTCAACGGAGCCCTCAAAGCCAGCACTGGCTCCGGCGACATCACTGCTGAAGGCCAGCCCGCCAGCGACTGGAAGCTCTCGACCGGCAGCGGCAACGTTCATCTCACGGTTGGCAGCGCCCACTTCAACCTCGACGCCGACACCGGTTCCGGAAACATCAGTGTCGCGCAGCCCATGACCATGCAGGGTAGCCTCAACCGTCACCACGTCAGCGCGGTCGTAGGCGGCGGCGGACCCACGCTCCG
- a CDS encoding efflux RND transporter periplasmic adaptor subunit, with the protein MATQRKNKRKTWLWVGLSVLVLAVVLGVVAAARGNTTKFEPSQLAKVERGDIARSVVATGKVQPITKVEVKSKASGIVTRLDTDINAHVHQGQVLAQLDQQEILDQVAAQKAQLAAAESNARAAEASIQYDKVNAEAPDLPMYKHTYDRNLQMSKEGVVSQQALDDAQQKYLSAANTRDKAVSQISVDSSKLRQAEAQVAQNKASLKQLEEQLGYTTVISPMDGTILSRDVEIGDAVSSILVLGSTATLVMTIGDTNQVYVQGKVDESDIGKVYMGQAARIKVESFKDKTFLGKVTKIAPLGVEKDNVTTFEVRVSIDNPGGELKANMTANAEILLEEHKNVLTVPEQAVLYDKDRNASVEVPDPKQKTGRKKIDIKAGISNGTKTEILAGLNPGDTVILQQ; encoded by the coding sequence TTGGCCACGCAGCGTAAAAACAAACGGAAGACATGGCTTTGGGTCGGCCTCAGCGTCCTGGTCTTAGCCGTCGTTCTCGGCGTGGTCGCAGCCGCCCGCGGCAACACCACAAAGTTTGAGCCCTCGCAGCTAGCCAAGGTAGAGCGTGGAGACATCGCCCGCTCCGTCGTCGCCACCGGCAAGGTTCAGCCCATCACTAAGGTAGAGGTCAAATCCAAAGCCTCAGGAATCGTCACTCGCCTCGACACCGACATCAATGCCCACGTCCATCAGGGCCAGGTTCTCGCCCAACTCGACCAGCAGGAGATCCTCGATCAGGTCGCCGCACAGAAGGCCCAACTCGCCGCAGCCGAATCAAACGCTCGCGCCGCCGAAGCCTCCATCCAGTACGACAAGGTTAACGCTGAAGCGCCCGATCTGCCGATGTACAAACACACGTACGATCGCAACCTCCAGATGTCCAAAGAGGGTGTGGTCTCCCAGCAGGCGCTCGACGACGCTCAGCAGAAGTACCTCTCTGCCGCCAACACCCGTGATAAGGCCGTCTCGCAAATCTCGGTCGACTCCTCGAAACTTCGCCAGGCAGAGGCCCAGGTAGCCCAGAACAAGGCGTCTCTGAAGCAACTCGAAGAGCAGCTCGGCTACACCACCGTCATCTCCCCTATGGACGGCACCATCCTCTCCCGCGACGTGGAGATCGGCGACGCTGTCAGCTCCATCCTCGTCCTCGGCTCAACAGCCACCCTCGTCATGACTATCGGCGATACCAACCAGGTCTACGTCCAGGGTAAGGTCGACGAGTCCGACATCGGCAAGGTCTACATGGGTCAGGCCGCCCGCATCAAAGTCGAGTCGTTCAAGGACAAGACCTTTCTCGGCAAAGTCACCAAGATCGCACCCCTCGGCGTAGAAAAGGATAACGTCACGACCTTCGAGGTCCGCGTCTCCATCGACAATCCAGGCGGCGAACTCAAAGCCAACATGACCGCCAACGCCGAGATCCTCCTCGAAGAGCACAAAAACGTCCTCACTGTACCCGAGCAGGCCGTTCTCTACGACAAAGACCGCAACGCCTCCGTCGAAGTCCCGGACCCCAAACAAAAGACCGGCCGCAAAAAGATCGACATTAAGGCCGGCATCTCCAACGGCACCAAAACCGAGATCCTTGCCGGCCTCAACCCCGGCGACACCGTCATCCTTCAGCAATAA
- the lexA gene encoding transcriptional repressor LexA: MAITRRQKEVIDFLSGFTQKNGYSPSYEEIASGLGLSSLATVHKHITNLQNKGLLQRAHNRSRSIDVLPARSSKKGSDRLPLLGRIAAGKPVEAIESAESISLSDIIGNREVFALEVRGDSMRDEHIVSGDYVLVERTRTAREGEIIVALIDGSDATLKRFYREGSMIRLQPSNTEMSPIYAPAANVSIQGKVLGVLRKYA, encoded by the coding sequence ATGGCAATTACACGGCGACAAAAAGAGGTCATTGACTTTCTTTCCGGCTTCACCCAGAAGAATGGCTACTCGCCCTCCTACGAGGAGATCGCCAGCGGTCTGGGCCTCAGCTCCCTCGCCACCGTCCATAAACACATCACCAACCTCCAGAATAAGGGCCTCCTCCAGCGCGCGCACAATCGCAGCCGTTCGATCGACGTCCTTCCCGCGCGCAGCAGTAAAAAGGGCTCCGACCGCCTCCCGTTGCTGGGCCGCATCGCCGCTGGCAAGCCTGTAGAAGCGATCGAGAGCGCTGAGAGCATCTCCCTCTCAGACATCATCGGCAACCGCGAGGTCTTTGCTCTCGAAGTCCGAGGCGACTCCATGCGCGACGAACACATCGTCTCCGGCGACTACGTTCTGGTCGAGCGCACCCGTACCGCTCGCGAGGGCGAGATCATCGTCGCTCTGATCGACGGCTCCGACGCAACCCTCAAGCGCTTCTACCGCGAGGGCAGCATGATCCGCCTCCAACCCTCCAATACCGAGATGTCTCCCATCTACGCTCCAGCCGCCAATGTCAGCATCCAGGGCAAGGTCCTTGGGGTTCTTCGAAAGTACGCATAA
- a CDS encoding alpha/beta fold hydrolase produces the protein MKTSKKLVRLFGLVMALVLFVPAGWAEEAQKIAELGSCTLENGNVVLDCRVGYRTFGTLNADGSNVVVMPSWLNGRSEDLVPLFGNDETGHRLVDTSRFFGVAFDAFGDGVSSSPSNSKKQHGPEFPVFTMEDMVRAQYRVLTEVLHVRHAHAVVGLSMGAEQVFAWAVLYPKFVDLAVPIVGTPQVTSFDLLSKQIVIDAIESDPDYKDGRYVTEPQLKLANAIGTMIVSAPQYRNAEVPKAQFAQWLKTVESPQRQDANDRVWQAKAIMHHDVLHGRTIGEVAREVPVKFLVIVAAEDRMVTPQPALQWAKAVGAETYISAGSCAHLIMNCDAEAVSSRVERFLAR, from the coding sequence ATGAAAACTTCTAAGAAGCTGGTTCGCCTCTTCGGGTTAGTGATGGCCTTGGTGCTCTTTGTGCCCGCGGGGTGGGCGGAGGAGGCACAGAAGATTGCCGAGTTGGGAAGCTGCACTTTGGAAAACGGTAACGTGGTGTTGGATTGCAGGGTTGGGTATCGCACCTTTGGCACCTTAAACGCGGATGGGTCGAATGTCGTGGTGATGCCTTCCTGGCTGAATGGACGGAGTGAGGATCTGGTGCCTCTCTTCGGGAATGACGAGACCGGGCACCGGCTGGTGGATACGTCGCGGTTCTTCGGGGTGGCCTTCGATGCGTTCGGGGATGGGGTTTCTTCGTCGCCATCGAATAGCAAAAAGCAGCATGGGCCGGAGTTTCCGGTGTTCACGATGGAGGACATGGTGCGTGCGCAGTATCGCGTGTTGACCGAGGTGCTGCATGTGCGGCATGCGCACGCGGTGGTAGGGCTGTCGATGGGCGCAGAGCAGGTGTTTGCGTGGGCGGTCCTGTATCCGAAGTTCGTCGATCTTGCGGTGCCGATTGTGGGGACCCCACAGGTAACGAGCTTTGATCTGCTGTCGAAACAGATCGTGATCGATGCGATCGAGTCGGACCCCGACTACAAGGATGGGCGGTATGTGACGGAGCCGCAGTTGAAGCTTGCCAATGCGATCGGGACGATGATTGTGAGCGCGCCACAGTATCGGAATGCTGAGGTTCCCAAAGCGCAGTTTGCACAATGGTTGAAGACGGTCGAGTCCCCGCAACGACAGGACGCGAATGACAGGGTGTGGCAGGCGAAGGCGATCATGCATCACGATGTGCTGCATGGAAGAACGATCGGCGAGGTTGCGCGGGAAGTGCCTGTGAAGTTCCTGGTAATTGTGGCGGCGGAGGATCGCATGGTGACTCCGCAGCCTGCGCTGCAGTGGGCGAAAGCTGTGGGGGCAGAGACGTACATTTCGGCGGGAAGCTGCGCGCATCTGATCATGAACTGCGACGCTGAAGCTGTGTCGTCGCGCGTGGAGCGGTTTTTGGCGAGGTAA
- a CDS encoding response regulator transcription factor: protein MRVLIVEDDAALGLFLQKGLKLEGHQVDWVCDGEAGLRHAEEHRPDLIVLDLSLPRKDGTEVLAEMSGRFDETSVLVLTGRSSVEERIKCLNLGADDCLLKPFSFHELTARCRALLRRREQFADPVLRHGDVELNRMERKVMRNGQLVDLTVKEFSLLEFLLKRGGQCSSRSELLRDVWQMSPDAGTNVVDVYINYLRRKLAVASIDGDLGYSVIETVRGEGYRMSSGRKSAGRVDLLPASAAYAGA, encoded by the coding sequence ATGCGAGTTCTGATTGTGGAAGATGATGCAGCTTTAGGGTTGTTTCTCCAGAAGGGTTTAAAGCTGGAGGGACACCAAGTGGATTGGGTGTGCGATGGCGAGGCTGGGTTGCGGCATGCGGAGGAACATCGTCCGGACCTGATCGTCCTGGACCTGAGTCTTCCGCGAAAAGATGGAACCGAAGTGCTGGCGGAGATGAGCGGGCGCTTCGATGAGACCTCGGTGCTTGTGCTGACTGGCCGCAGCTCGGTGGAAGAGCGGATCAAATGTTTGAACCTGGGCGCGGATGACTGTCTGCTGAAACCTTTCAGTTTTCATGAACTGACTGCGCGTTGCCGGGCATTACTGCGGCGGCGGGAGCAGTTCGCCGACCCGGTGCTCCGGCATGGCGACGTCGAGCTGAACCGGATGGAGCGCAAGGTAATGCGGAACGGTCAGCTGGTGGACCTGACGGTAAAGGAGTTTAGCCTGCTGGAGTTTTTGCTGAAGCGGGGCGGGCAGTGCTCCAGCCGGAGTGAGTTGCTGCGAGATGTGTGGCAGATGTCTCCCGATGCCGGGACCAATGTGGTGGATGTGTACATCAACTATCTGCGACGGAAGCTGGCGGTGGCGAGTATAGATGGCGACCTGGGGTACTCGGTCATCGAGACAGTGCGAGGAGAAGGTTACCGGATGAGCAGCGGGCGTAAGAGTGCGGGCCGGGTTGACCTGCTTCCGGCGAGTGCGGCGTATGCCGGTGCGTGA
- a CDS encoding sigma-54 dependent transcriptional regulator produces MNSVSNMDAAEVAAVRTVVLASADAGLRQRLRASLTGLRWQVREASGGAEAMAQLEDARSEALLVDSWLPDLEVGEFASVIRMMYPAMELLRVDGGADGGARSPRRNELLHALREAQNTPVHAPVNDTAAWAAAPVSVPVPAATTASAAGARGPIRMPSPVRKDVDQSEAREREEQVRLESTRQALAVLLGREETTRPAAKTEAMLPEMIGTSEPMRELTRLIRLVAPRSTTVLIEGETGTGKEVAARALHRLSERAGKPFAVLNCAAIPEALLEAELFGHTRGAFTGAVQSRTGRIEAAHGGTLFLDEIGEMPMALQAKMLRFLECGELQRVGDNETMRVDVRVIAATHQPLEKLATSTGAERTFRLDLYHRLAVFPVEVPALRDRMDDLGLLAEHILEQMGQEMPRKRLTVKAEAKLYEHSWPGNVRELMHVLERGAILAAEKMEIGEEEIRFRRATRS; encoded by the coding sequence ATGAACTCAGTGTCAAACATGGACGCAGCCGAGGTGGCTGCTGTGCGGACGGTGGTATTGGCCAGTGCGGATGCGGGGTTGAGGCAGCGTCTGCGTGCCTCTCTTACGGGGCTGCGGTGGCAGGTTCGCGAGGCCAGTGGTGGGGCGGAGGCGATGGCGCAGCTTGAGGACGCACGGTCGGAGGCGCTGCTGGTGGATAGCTGGCTGCCGGATCTTGAGGTGGGTGAGTTTGCGAGCGTGATCCGGATGATGTATCCGGCCATGGAACTGCTTCGGGTGGATGGCGGCGCAGATGGTGGAGCGCGAAGTCCGCGGCGTAATGAGTTGCTGCACGCGCTGCGCGAGGCCCAGAATACTCCGGTGCACGCTCCGGTGAACGATACCGCGGCGTGGGCTGCGGCTCCGGTTTCGGTGCCAGTGCCTGCGGCCACCACCGCTTCTGCTGCAGGAGCGAGGGGGCCGATTCGGATGCCTTCTCCAGTACGAAAAGATGTGGACCAGAGCGAGGCTCGGGAGAGAGAAGAGCAGGTTCGGCTGGAGTCGACGCGGCAGGCGCTTGCGGTTCTGCTGGGGCGGGAGGAGACAACGCGGCCTGCAGCAAAGACCGAGGCGATGTTGCCTGAGATGATTGGCACGAGCGAGCCGATGCGCGAACTGACGCGGTTGATCCGGCTGGTGGCTCCTCGGTCAACGACGGTGCTGATCGAAGGGGAGACGGGAACCGGAAAAGAGGTCGCGGCGCGAGCTTTGCATCGCTTGAGTGAGCGGGCGGGGAAGCCGTTTGCGGTGTTGAACTGCGCGGCGATTCCTGAGGCTCTGCTGGAGGCTGAACTGTTTGGACATACGCGCGGAGCCTTTACTGGCGCGGTGCAGTCACGAACCGGGCGGATCGAAGCCGCGCATGGGGGAACGCTCTTCCTGGATGAGATTGGGGAGATGCCGATGGCGTTGCAGGCGAAGATGTTGCGGTTTCTGGAGTGCGGCGAGTTGCAGCGGGTAGGCGATAACGAGACGATGCGCGTGGATGTGCGGGTAATCGCGGCGACGCATCAACCGTTGGAGAAGCTGGCCACGAGCACTGGCGCGGAGAGGACGTTCCGGTTGGATCTCTATCACCGGCTAGCTGTCTTTCCGGTGGAGGTGCCGGCGTTGCGGGATCGGATGGACGATCTTGGACTGCTGGCGGAGCACATCCTGGAGCAGATGGGGCAGGAGATGCCGCGCAAGCGATTGACCGTTAAGGCAGAGGCGAAGCTCTACGAACACAGCTGGCCAGGCAATGTGCGGGAGCTGATGCACGTGCTGGAGCGTGGCGCAATTCTGGCAGCAGAGAAGATGGAGATTGGGGAGGAAGAGATTCGTTTCCGGCGGGCCACTCGGAGTTAA
- the flgB gene encoding flagellar basal body rod protein FlgB, translating into MQTTTAMGDALGRYLDLTSQQMQVTARNMANVDTPGFKTQGFDFEGVFAQQLNDGAGAAGLEGMQAPMQDVDGLVARPDGNNVSMDREGLQLAKAQMQFKLGTQLLKSEFSTVMSAIHMDSK; encoded by the coding sequence ATGCAGACGACGACAGCGATGGGCGACGCTTTGGGACGGTATCTGGATCTGACCAGTCAGCAGATGCAGGTGACCGCCAGGAATATGGCGAATGTGGATACGCCTGGGTTCAAGACGCAGGGGTTCGATTTCGAAGGGGTGTTTGCGCAGCAGTTGAACGATGGCGCGGGCGCGGCGGGTCTTGAGGGTATGCAGGCTCCGATGCAGGATGTGGATGGCCTGGTGGCGCGGCCGGATGGAAATAACGTGTCCATGGATCGCGAGGGCCTGCAATTGGCCAAGGCGCAGATGCAGTTCAAGCTGGGGACGCAGCTTTTGAAGAGCGAGTTTTCAACGGTGATGAGTGCAATTCATATGGATTCGAAATAA